The proteins below come from a single Papaver somniferum cultivar HN1 chromosome 11, ASM357369v1, whole genome shotgun sequence genomic window:
- the LOC113324387 gene encoding uncharacterized protein LOC113324387: MRDDDEDFGDEEDSDNDDEDSKDDDDEEEDDDEDSDDDDDAPYDDAGMYDDDDDVELIMVNYIPEEDELIVSLWVEVHLDNEEEDEQLNNTNLLEQLLQRLTIHDGIPNQLTVKYVKTRSNKL, from the exons ATGAGAGATGACGATGAGGATTTTGGCGATGAGGAGGATTCTGACAATGATGATGAGGATTCTAAGGATgacgatgatgaggaggaggacgATGATGAGGattcggatgatgacgatgatgctCCGTACGATGATGCGGGtatgtatgatgatgatgatgatgttgag TTAATTATGGTGAATTATATTCCGGAGGAAGACGAGTTGATAGTTAGTTTATGGGTTGAAGTTCAtctagataatgaagaagaagatgaacaactaAATAACACTAACCTTTTGGAGCAGTTGCTGCAAAGGTTGACTATACATGATGGGATTCCGAATCAACTAACGGTTAAGTATGTGAAAACAAG GAGCAACAAGCTTTGA
- the LOC113324386 gene encoding uncharacterized protein LOC113324386, producing the protein MVNNFVTQEEVDLTIAFIYVSMDEILGSGQKTAMFWIRIHQIFEERNGNEFRRDSEALKTKMKNIKKVSKNSCPFLTLYIGKPKATRDGRLQFQEQRGQPFKYDACYELCREKVPGYNYELTVSQNSELFNNHRNFVSVEDGTKVLPNGETRWKYKKNARPIGTKKAKKLAREKKVRERGIFREGDEGTS; encoded by the exons ATGGTGAATAATTTTGTCACACAAGAAGAGGTTGATCTTACTATTGCTTTTATTTATGTGAGTATGGACGAAATTTTGGGTTCGGGGCAAAAAACCGCTATGTTTTGGATACGTATTCATCAAATTTTTGAGGAACGCAATGGCAATGAATTCCGAAGAGATTCTGAAGCTTTAAAAACCaagatgaaaaatattaaaaaggtGTCAAAGAATTCGTGTCCATTCTTAACGCTATATATCGGCAAACCAAAAGCG ACAAGAGATGGTCGCTTGCAATTTCAGGAACAAAGGGGACAACCATTCAAGTATGATGCATGTTATGAATTGTGTAGAGAAAAGGTCCCTGGATATAATTATGAACTGACTGTGAGCCAAAACAGTGAGTTGTTTAATAATCATCGTAACTTTGTATCAGTCGAAGATGGTACTAAAGTTCTTCCCAATGGAGAAACTCGTTGGAAATACAAGAAAAATGCACGTCCAATAGGAACAAAGAAAGCCAAAAAGCTAGCCAGAGAGAAGAAGGTTCGTGAGCGAGGCATATTTAGAGAAGGTGATGAGGGAACATCTTAG